A window of Desulfovibrio desulfuricans DSM 642 contains these coding sequences:
- the prmC gene encoding peptide chain release factor N(5)-glutamine methyltransferase yields the protein MRLKQYIDEATEQLTKAGVDSPRLCAEVLARETLKGDPSGSARLFCILEAGRELTNREEKEFLALVACRATGQPLAQIIGRKEFYGRDFAVTRHTLIPRPETELIVDNALELLPEERLSFADLGTGTGCIGITLAAERPCWSGILLDICPNAIAVAAQNAERHSVDSRITALRADMRTPPLKPESLRLLVSNPPYIADAERHMVMDEVLHNEPHSALFSKNNGLLHLKAAVDAAALALQDDGWVLLEHGANQADAVHEMLSATGIFKKIENKRDIAQLNRCTLARKGL from the coding sequence GTGCGCCTCAAGCAATATATAGATGAAGCGACAGAACAACTGACAAAGGCGGGGGTGGACAGCCCCCGCCTTTGCGCAGAAGTGCTGGCGCGCGAAACGCTAAAAGGAGATCCTTCCGGATCCGCCCGCCTGTTTTGCATTCTGGAGGCAGGGCGGGAGCTGACAAACAGGGAAGAAAAAGAGTTTCTGGCGCTGGTGGCCTGCCGGGCCACGGGGCAACCCCTGGCCCAGATCATCGGGCGCAAGGAATTTTATGGACGTGACTTTGCGGTTACGCGGCACACCCTTATTCCCAGACCAGAAACGGAACTCATTGTGGACAATGCTCTGGAGCTGCTGCCGGAAGAACGCCTCAGCTTTGCTGACCTGGGCACTGGCACGGGCTGCATTGGCATCACTCTGGCGGCGGAGCGCCCCTGCTGGAGCGGTATTCTGCTGGATATCTGCCCCAATGCCATTGCCGTTGCCGCGCAGAATGCAGAGCGGCATAGTGTGGATAGCAGGATAACGGCGCTGCGGGCAGACATGCGTACTCCGCCGCTCAAGCCGGAATCACTGCGCCTGCTTGTGAGCAACCCTCCATATATAGCTGATGCCGAGCGGCACATGGTTATGGATGAAGTGCTGCACAACGAGCCGCATAGCGCCCTGTTCTCTAAAAACAACGGCCTGCTCCACCTGAAAGCAGCCGTGGATGCAGCCGCGCTTGCACTGCAGGATGACGGTTGGGTTTTGCTGGAGCACGGCGCAAATCAGGCGGATGCCGTACACGAAATGCTGTCTGCAACGGGAATTTTCAAAAAAATTGAAAATAAACGGGACATTGCCCAACTTAACCGTTGCACATTGGCGAGGAAAGGGCTATAA
- the leuS gene encoding leucine--tRNA ligase: MTHERYNPQAIEEKWQSRWQAENAFACTHMSNKPKYYVLEMFPYPSGNIHMGHVRNYAIGDVVARSKRMLGFNVLHPMGWDAFGLPAENAAIKNNTHPAKWTYANIDNMRAQLKRLGYSYDWDREIATCRPEYYRWEQMFFLRLLEKGLVYRKKAAQNWCPSCHTVLANEQVVDGLCWRCDSRVEQKDLTQWFLKITAYGDELLQDLQSLEGDWPDRVIAMQRNWIGKSTGAAITFGLENAGLKAEGVTGIDVFTTRPDTLFGVTFMTLAPEHPLVEKLIEGYEKADEVRAFVDRIRNMDRIDRQSDSLEKEGIFTGAYAVHPFTGQRVPLWLGNFVLADYGTGAVMGVPAHDQRDFEFARKYGLPVRVVISPKDEQIEPETLTEAYTAEGFMVNSGPFDGTANEDGKKAVAQALEKDGKGKATTQFRLRDWNISRQRYWGAPIPVIYCDKCGVVPEKEENLPVLLPMDVKIREDGRSPLPETPEFASCTCPKCGGTARRETDTMDTFVESSWYFARYTSARKEDGPFDAEALKYWLPVDQYIGGVEHAILHLLYSRFFTKVLRDLGFFPAELNEPFANLLTQGMVLKDGSKMSKSKGNVVAPSDMIAKYGADTVRLFCLFAAPAERDFDWSDSGIEGASRFIGRVWRLFDDEKDRLLPLKACQSTAEDAQSEEARDLRRREHLTVKKCSEDMGDRFQFNTAIAAVMELVNTMYLSREKLGVTEGDRRVFSSAMASVLTLLSPITPHVCEELWQHLGHGTQLASELLPKWDDAATVQDMLTVALQVNGKLRGTVQIPAAADKAAMEQAALADSSVQRHIDGLTVRKVVVVPGKLVNIVAN; the protein is encoded by the coding sequence ATGACGCACGAACGCTATAATCCGCAAGCTATCGAAGAAAAGTGGCAGTCTCGCTGGCAGGCCGAAAACGCTTTTGCCTGCACCCACATGAGCAACAAGCCCAAGTATTATGTGCTTGAAATGTTCCCCTATCCTTCGGGCAATATCCACATGGGCCATGTGCGCAACTACGCCATTGGCGATGTGGTGGCGCGCAGCAAGCGCATGCTGGGCTTCAACGTATTGCACCCCATGGGATGGGACGCCTTTGGTCTGCCTGCGGAAAACGCGGCCATCAAAAACAATACCCATCCCGCCAAGTGGACATACGCCAACATAGACAACATGCGGGCGCAGCTGAAGCGCCTTGGCTATTCCTACGACTGGGATCGCGAAATCGCCACCTGCCGCCCCGAGTACTATCGCTGGGAGCAGATGTTCTTTTTGCGCCTGCTGGAAAAAGGGCTCGTGTACCGCAAAAAGGCGGCGCAGAACTGGTGCCCCTCGTGCCACACGGTGCTCGCCAACGAGCAGGTTGTCGATGGCCTTTGCTGGCGTTGCGACAGCCGCGTGGAGCAGAAGGATCTGACCCAGTGGTTCCTCAAGATCACGGCTTACGGCGATGAACTGCTGCAAGACCTGCAAAGCCTTGAAGGCGACTGGCCCGACCGCGTTATCGCCATGCAGCGCAACTGGATTGGCAAATCCACGGGCGCGGCCATCACTTTTGGTCTGGAAAACGCGGGCCTCAAGGCAGAAGGCGTCACGGGCATAGACGTGTTCACCACGCGACCCGACACGCTCTTTGGCGTGACCTTCATGACGCTGGCCCCCGAGCATCCGCTGGTGGAAAAGCTCATCGAAGGCTACGAAAAAGCCGATGAAGTGCGCGCCTTTGTTGATCGCATCCGCAATATGGACCGCATCGACCGCCAGTCCGATTCTCTGGAAAAAGAAGGCATCTTCACCGGTGCCTACGCCGTGCATCCCTTTACCGGGCAGCGCGTGCCGCTGTGGCTGGGCAACTTTGTTCTGGCCGATTACGGCACCGGCGCGGTTATGGGCGTGCCCGCCCACGACCAGCGCGATTTTGAGTTTGCCCGCAAATACGGTCTGCCCGTACGTGTGGTCATCAGCCCCAAGGATGAGCAGATTGAGCCTGAAACCTTGACCGAAGCCTACACCGCTGAAGGTTTCATGGTTAATTCCGGTCCCTTTGACGGCACCGCCAACGAGGACGGCAAAAAGGCCGTGGCTCAGGCGCTGGAAAAGGACGGCAAGGGCAAGGCCACCACGCAGTTCCGCCTGCGCGACTGGAACATTTCGCGCCAGCGCTACTGGGGCGCGCCCATCCCCGTCATTTACTGCGACAAGTGCGGCGTGGTGCCTGAAAAGGAAGAAAACCTGCCCGTGCTGCTGCCCATGGACGTGAAAATCCGCGAAGACGGGCGCTCTCCCCTGCCGGAAACGCCGGAATTCGCCTCGTGCACCTGCCCCAAGTGCGGCGGAACCGCCCGGCGCGAAACCGACACCATGGATACCTTTGTGGAATCCTCGTGGTATTTCGCCCGCTACACCAGCGCCCGCAAGGAAGATGGCCCCTTTGACGCGGAGGCCCTCAAGTACTGGCTGCCCGTTGACCAGTACATTGGCGGCGTGGAACACGCCATCCTGCATCTGCTCTACTCGCGCTTTTTCACCAAGGTGCTGCGCGATCTGGGCTTTTTCCCTGCCGAACTCAACGAGCCTTTCGCCAACCTGCTCACCCAGGGCATGGTGCTGAAAGACGGCAGCAAGATGTCCAAGTCCAAGGGCAACGTTGTTGCGCCTTCCGACATGATCGCCAAGTACGGCGCGGATACGGTGCGCTTGTTCTGCCTCTTTGCCGCGCCAGCCGAGCGCGACTTTGACTGGTCGGATTCTGGCATCGAAGGCGCGTCGCGCTTTATTGGCCGCGTGTGGCGTCTTTTTGATGACGAAAAAGACCGCCTGCTGCCCCTCAAGGCCTGCCAGTCCACGGCCGAGGACGCCCAGAGCGAGGAAGCCCGCGACCTGCGGCGCCGCGAGCACCTTACGGTCAAAAAATGCAGCGAAGACATGGGCGACCGCTTCCAGTTCAACACGGCCATTGCCGCAGTAATGGAACTGGTCAACACCATGTACCTTTCACGCGAAAAGCTTGGCGTCACGGAAGGCGACCGCCGCGTATTCTCGTCGGCCATGGCCTCCGTGCTTACGTTGCTTTCGCCCATCACGCCCCATGTTTGCGAAGAACTGTGGCAGCACCTGGGGCACGGCACCCAGCTTGCCAGCGAACTTCTGCCCAAGTGGGACGACGCCGCTACCGTTCAGGACATGCTCACCGTGGCCCTTCAGGTCAACGGCAAGCTGCGCGGCACGGTGCAGATACCCGCCGCCGCGGACAAAGCCGCCATGGAACAGGCCGCACTGGCTGATTCCTCCGTACAGCGCCACATTGACGGGCTGACCGTGCGCAAGGTGGTGGTGGTTCCCGGCAAACTGGTCAACATCGTTGCCAACTAA
- the lon gene encoding endopeptidase La: MADINEKDILLHQEEPIEAEPAIDSETDKAEMNAPEALDHEGSLNTAAQSIPDTLPVLPVRDVVIFNYMILPLFIGRDKSVQAVDAALKNGRHLLVCAQKEEATEDPKPEDLYEVGTVVQVMRMLKMPDSRVKILVQGVSRARVTGYRQVEPFLEARIETLPEQIPVVDATVEALLRSVREQSEKVLTLRGLSSPDVLAVLQGVDDPGRLADLIAANMRMKTADAQRILEAENPIDRLMLVNTQLQREVEVATVQARIQSSAREGMDKAQKDYFLREQLKAIRTELGDKDEDGEEDLENLKQALEKAGLPKDVRKEADKQLRRLSGMHADSSEANVVRTYLDWLVELPWKKLSRDRLDIVHAKEILDEDHCGLDKIKDRILEFLSVRKLNPQSKGPILCFAGPPGVGKTSLGRSIARALGRRFQRLSLGGMHDEAEIRGHRRTYIGAMPGRIIQALKQAGTRNPVIVLDEVDKLGADFRGDPSSALLEVLDPEQNYTFSDHYLNVPFDLSKVMFLCTANHLETIPAALRDRMEVISLPGYTLQEKAQIARKHLLPKKVEDNGLAPKDVELTEEALEKIIREYTREAGLRNLERELSSICRKLARRKAEGKKPPFMVDVADVEKLLGAPRFIEDEKEKKLIPGMALGLAWTPAGGEVLTVEATVMKGKGGLTLTGQLGDVMKESAQAALSYIRSRAEDLGVDPGFVSQYDVHVHVPAGATPKDGPSAGVTLTTALISALSGRRVRADLCMTGEITLQGRVLPVGGIKEKILAGVARGLKHVVIPHQNVKDLEDVPKELLKRITVHPVHHYDELLPIVFETKGGRGSSATGKGGKSKVEESTGVAANGTATAKTAGARKPKRPAEAGA, from the coding sequence ATGGCTGACATCAATGAAAAAGACATTTTGCTGCATCAGGAAGAGCCCATTGAGGCAGAACCTGCCATCGACAGCGAAACGGACAAGGCGGAAATGAACGCGCCCGAAGCGCTGGATCACGAGGGCAGCCTCAATACAGCGGCGCAGAGCATTCCCGACACGCTGCCCGTGTTGCCCGTTCGAGACGTGGTTATCTTCAACTATATGATCCTGCCGCTCTTTATCGGGCGCGACAAATCCGTGCAGGCCGTGGACGCAGCCCTGAAAAACGGACGGCACCTGCTTGTGTGCGCGCAAAAAGAAGAAGCCACCGAAGACCCCAAGCCGGAAGACCTCTACGAGGTCGGCACCGTGGTGCAGGTTATGCGCATGCTCAAGATGCCCGATTCGCGGGTGAAAATTCTTGTGCAGGGCGTCAGCCGCGCACGGGTTACGGGCTACCGTCAGGTGGAACCATTCCTTGAAGCGCGCATCGAAACCCTGCCCGAACAAATCCCTGTGGTAGATGCCACGGTGGAGGCTCTGTTGCGCTCCGTGCGCGAGCAGAGCGAAAAGGTGCTGACCCTGCGCGGTCTTTCCTCGCCAGACGTGCTTGCAGTTTTGCAGGGTGTGGACGATCCGGGCCGCCTGGCCGACCTTATCGCCGCCAATATGCGCATGAAAACCGCAGATGCACAGCGCATTCTCGAAGCGGAGAATCCCATTGACCGCCTCATGCTGGTCAACACACAGTTGCAACGCGAGGTGGAAGTCGCCACCGTGCAGGCGCGCATACAGAGCTCGGCCCGCGAAGGCATGGACAAGGCGCAGAAGGATTATTTTTTGCGCGAGCAGCTCAAGGCTATCCGCACCGAACTTGGCGACAAGGATGAAGACGGCGAGGAAGACCTTGAAAACCTCAAGCAGGCCCTTGAAAAAGCAGGCCTGCCCAAGGACGTGCGCAAGGAAGCCGACAAGCAGTTGCGCCGCCTTTCGGGCATGCACGCCGACTCTTCCGAGGCCAACGTGGTGCGCACCTACCTTGACTGGCTGGTGGAACTGCCGTGGAAAAAGCTTTCGCGCGACAGGCTGGATATTGTCCATGCCAAGGAAATTCTTGACGAAGACCACTGCGGGCTCGACAAAATCAAGGACCGCATCCTTGAATTCCTGAGCGTGCGCAAGCTCAATCCGCAGTCCAAGGGCCCCATCCTCTGCTTTGCGGGCCCTCCCGGCGTGGGCAAAACCTCGCTTGGGCGCTCCATTGCGCGGGCGCTGGGCCGCAGATTCCAGCGGCTTTCGCTGGGCGGCATGCACGATGAGGCGGAAATCCGCGGGCATCGGCGCACCTACATAGGCGCCATGCCGGGGCGCATCATTCAGGCCCTCAAGCAGGCCGGTACGCGCAACCCCGTTATTGTGCTGGACGAAGTGGACAAGCTGGGCGCGGATTTCAGGGGCGATCCCTCATCCGCCCTGCTGGAAGTGCTTGATCCGGAACAGAACTACACCTTCAGCGACCACTACCTGAACGTGCCCTTTGATCTTTCAAAGGTTATGTTCCTCTGCACGGCCAACCATCTGGAAACTATTCCGGCGGCCCTGCGCGACCGTATGGAAGTCATTTCCCTGCCCGGCTACACCTTGCAGGAAAAGGCCCAGATCGCCCGCAAGCATCTGCTGCCCAAAAAGGTGGAAGACAACGGCCTTGCACCCAAGGATGTGGAACTGACGGAAGAAGCCCTGGAAAAGATCATCCGAGAATACACGCGCGAGGCTGGGCTGCGCAACCTTGAACGCGAGCTTTCCTCCATCTGCCGCAAACTGGCCCGCCGCAAGGCCGAGGGCAAAAAGCCGCCCTTCATGGTTGACGTGGCCGATGTGGAAAAGCTGCTGGGCGCGCCCCGCTTTATTGAGGACGAAAAGGAAAAGAAGCTCATACCCGGCATGGCTCTGGGCCTGGCCTGGACGCCCGCTGGCGGCGAAGTGCTGACAGTTGAAGCCACTGTCATGAAGGGCAAGGGAGGCCTTACCCTCACCGGGCAGCTTGGCGATGTGATGAAGGAAAGCGCCCAGGCGGCCTTGAGCTACATCCGTAGCCGTGCGGAAGACCTTGGCGTTGACCCCGGCTTTGTGTCGCAATACGACGTGCACGTGCACGTGCCTGCGGGCGCAACGCCCAAGGACGGCCCCTCGGCAGGCGTTACGCTGACCACGGCCCTCATCTCCGCCCTGAGCGGAAGGCGTGTGCGCGCAGACCTGTGCATGACCGGCGAAATCACCCTGCAAGGCCGGGTGCTGCCTGTGGGCGGCATCAAGGAGAAGATTCTGGCGGGCGTGGCGCGCGGCCTCAAGCATGTGGTCATTCCGCACCAGAACGTCAAAGACCTCGAGGATGTGCCCAAGGAACTGCTCAAGCGCATCACCGTGCACCCTGTGCACCATTATGACGAGCTGCTGCCCATCGTGTTTGAAACCAAGGGCGGGCGCGGCAGTTCCGCAACGGGCAAGGGCGGCAAAAGCAAGGTGGAAGAATCCACAGGCGTAGCTGCCAATGGGACGGCAACAGCCAAAACCGCTGGCGCCAGAAAGCCCAAGCGGCCCGCAGAAGCCGGAGCCTGA
- the nusB gene encoding transcription antitermination factor NusB: MAKAKSATRRGERELAFQVLYGLSFTPARDIDDLRRFFRISPDYLARWEGQEPPSHPSGFAWELVAGVWSKSDELDAAITNFSRNWRVDRMGRVELTLLRLAVFEIMYRSDVPPKVAINEALELSRQFGEGNAKSFINGILDAVAKALETGGISRPAADPSTISE, translated from the coding sequence ATGGCAAAAGCCAAATCAGCCACACGCCGCGGCGAACGCGAACTGGCCTTTCAGGTTCTGTACGGCCTTTCCTTCACCCCGGCCCGTGATATTGACGATCTGCGGCGCTTTTTTCGCATTTCTCCTGACTATCTTGCCCGTTGGGAAGGTCAGGAACCGCCCAGCCATCCCTCTGGTTTTGCCTGGGAACTGGTGGCAGGCGTGTGGAGCAAGAGCGACGAGCTGGACGCAGCCATCACCAATTTTTCTCGCAACTGGCGCGTAGACCGCATGGGCCGCGTGGAGCTGACCCTGCTGCGCCTTGCCGTTTTTGAAATCATGTACCGCAGTGATGTGCCGCCCAAGGTTGCCATCAACGAGGCACTGGAACTCAGCCGCCAGTTTGGCGAAGGCAACGCCAAAAGCTTTATCAACGGCATTCTTGATGCCGTGGCCAAAGCTCTGGAAACCGGCGGAATCTCCCGGCCCGCTGCCGATCCTTCAACCATATCCGAGTAA
- the tuf gene encoding elongation factor Tu: MGKEKFERKKPHVNIGTIGHIDHGKTTLTAAITKIAGLKGSGKFISYDEIDKAPEEKERGITISTAHVEYETASRHYAHVDCPGHADYIKNMITGAAQMDGGIIVVAATDGPMPQTREHILLARQVGVPQLVVFLNKCDLVDDEELLELVELEVRELLSSYDFPGDDVPVIRGSALKALECDNPDAPEAKCILDLLQACDDFIPEPERDIDKPFLMPIEDVFSISGRGTVVTGRVERGILKVSDEVEIVGIKPTQKTICTGVEMFRKLLDQGQAGDNIGALLRGTKRDDVERGQVLAAPKSITPHKKFKAEVYVLSKEEGGRHTPFFSGYRPQFYFRTTDITGIINLPEGVEMVMPGDNSQFIVELIAPIAMEGGLRFAIREGGRTVGSGVVTEIIE, encoded by the coding sequence ATGGGCAAGGAAAAATTCGAACGTAAAAAGCCCCATGTAAACATCGGCACCATCGGCCACATCGACCATGGCAAGACCACCCTCACCGCCGCCATCACCAAGATCGCCGGCCTGAAGGGCTCGGGCAAGTTCATTTCGTATGACGAAATCGACAAGGCCCCCGAAGAAAAGGAACGCGGCATCACCATTTCCACCGCACACGTGGAATACGAAACCGCTTCCCGTCACTACGCCCACGTTGACTGCCCCGGCCACGCCGACTACATCAAGAACATGATCACCGGCGCTGCCCAGATGGACGGCGGTATCATCGTTGTGGCCGCCACTGACGGCCCCATGCCCCAGACCCGTGAGCACATCCTGCTTGCCCGTCAGGTCGGCGTGCCCCAGCTCGTGGTGTTCCTGAACAAGTGCGATCTGGTTGACGACGAAGAACTGCTGGAACTCGTGGAACTCGAAGTTCGCGAACTGCTCTCCAGCTACGACTTCCCCGGTGATGACGTTCCGGTTATCCGCGGTTCCGCCCTTAAGGCTCTGGAATGCGATAACCCCGACGCGCCCGAAGCCAAGTGCATTCTTGACCTTCTGCAGGCTTGCGATGACTTCATTCCTGAACCGGAACGCGACATTGACAAGCCCTTCCTGATGCCCATCGAAGACGTGTTCTCCATCTCTGGCCGTGGTACCGTTGTTACCGGTCGTGTGGAACGCGGTATTCTGAAGGTCAGCGACGAAGTGGAAATCGTGGGTATCAAGCCCACCCAGAAGACCATCTGCACCGGCGTGGAAATGTTCCGCAAGCTGCTTGACCAGGGTCAGGCTGGCGACAACATCGGCGCCCTGCTTCGCGGCACCAAGCGTGACGACGTGGAACGCGGCCAGGTTCTTGCCGCTCCCAAGAGCATCACGCCCCACAAGAAGTTCAAGGCTGAAGTGTACGTTCTCTCCAAGGAAGAAGGCGGCCGTCATACCCCGTTCTTCTCTGGCTACCGTCCTCAGTTCTACTTCCGTACCACTGACATCACCGGCATCATCAACCTGCCCGAAGGCGTGGAAATGGTTATGCCTGGCGATAACTCCCAGTTCATCGTTGAACTCATCGCCCCCATCGCCATGGAAGGTGGCCTGCGTTTCGCCATTCGCGAAGGCGGCCGCACCGTTGGCTCCGGTGTGGTGACCGAAATCATCGAGTAG
- the rpmG gene encoding 50S ribosomal protein L33 gives MRINIILACTECKRRNYSTRKNKKNTTGRLEMKKYCPWDKKHTVHRETR, from the coding sequence ATGCGAATTAATATCATACTGGCCTGCACCGAGTGCAAGCGCCGCAACTACAGCACCCGGAAGAACAAGAAAAACACTACCGGTCGGCTGGAAATGAAAAAGTATTGTCCCTGGGATAAGAAGCACACTGTGCATCGCGAAACCAGGTAA
- a CDS encoding DNA polymerase III subunit delta — protein MSAAHPGFSFLVCPDGQLLRARMEQLLSSFPPASGQWERHVYWGDEEPSPRFWEQLTLQGLFGAPRVLVVRQANLWPAAVWKKVSHALARPSEQCWPFFCMEVAWDKGQPKIPAHIAKLRCMAFADQQGWIWRQDGLNERAVKKHVLQRSHEMGLRFEQDALEQFCASVPPDAMAIENELIKLQLLRNTAQDAAREKSQADSHGADQVPDQGTITLAMTATASWNPECNVFDCIRHMEAGNLTAVWKELSRSQDGDSLLFSLLALLARELRLLWQLWAGEKVRVHPNEASFKKQLATRLGPAVLAECMSTVMDAELQVKSGRRSPSQSLDYLAARMTDLFAAGRTRT, from the coding sequence ATGAGCGCGGCACATCCCGGATTCAGTTTTCTTGTATGCCCTGACGGGCAGTTGCTGCGCGCGCGCATGGAGCAGCTGCTTTCTTCCTTTCCGCCCGCCAGCGGGCAGTGGGAAAGGCACGTCTACTGGGGTGACGAGGAACCCTCGCCGCGCTTCTGGGAGCAGCTCACCCTGCAAGGGCTGTTCGGCGCGCCGCGTGTGCTGGTGGTGCGGCAGGCCAACTTGTGGCCCGCAGCGGTGTGGAAAAAGGTATCGCATGCGCTGGCCCGGCCCTCAGAACAGTGCTGGCCCTTTTTTTGTATGGAAGTGGCCTGGGACAAAGGTCAGCCCAAAATTCCCGCACATATTGCCAAGTTGCGCTGCATGGCCTTTGCCGATCAGCAGGGCTGGATATGGCGGCAGGACGGCCTCAACGAACGGGCGGTCAAAAAGCACGTGCTGCAACGCTCGCACGAGATGGGGCTGCGCTTTGAACAGGACGCCCTGGAGCAGTTCTGCGCCTCTGTGCCGCCCGATGCCATGGCCATTGAAAATGAGCTGATCAAGCTGCAACTGCTGCGCAATACCGCGCAGGATGCTGCCCGGGAGAAATCACAGGCAGATTCTCACGGGGCGGATCAGGTTCCCGACCAGGGCACCATTACCCTGGCCATGACCGCCACGGCTTCGTGGAATCCAGAGTGCAACGTCTTTGACTGCATCCGGCACATGGAGGCGGGCAACCTCACCGCCGTGTGGAAGGAACTTTCGCGCAGCCAGGACGGAGACAGCCTGCTGTTTTCTTTGCTGGCCCTGCTGGCGCGCGAGTTGCGCCTGCTCTGGCAACTGTGGGCGGGCGAAAAGGTTCGCGTACATCCCAACGAGGCCTCCTTTAAAAAGCAGTTGGCAACCCGGCTCGGCCCCGCAGTGCTCGCGGAGTGCATGTCCACTGTTATGGATGCGGAGTTGCAGGTAAAGAGCGGCCGCAGATCGCCAAGCCAGAGCCTGGACTATCTCGCGGCCCGCATGACAGACCTGTTTGCCGCAGGCCGCACCCGCACCTGA
- the ribH gene encoding 6,7-dimethyl-8-ribityllumazine synthase, producing MSTVTTIAGQLDAKGLKIAIVATRFNDFIVDRLVGGAQDYLERHGLDTANITIVRIPGAFEMPLVCQKLVNSGKYDGVLALGAVIRGGTPHFDYVCAEASKGIAQAMMHSGVPIGFGLLTCDTIEQAIERAGSKGGNKGVEAAAAMLETIRVMEQL from the coding sequence ATGAGCACTGTTACCACCATCGCCGGACAGTTGGACGCCAAGGGCCTCAAGATCGCCATTGTGGCCACCCGTTTCAACGATTTTATCGTAGACCGCCTTGTGGGCGGCGCGCAGGATTATCTGGAACGTCACGGCCTTGATACCGCCAACATCACCATTGTGCGTATTCCCGGCGCATTTGAAATGCCGCTGGTCTGCCAGAAGCTGGTCAATTCCGGCAAGTATGACGGCGTGTTGGCGCTTGGCGCGGTTATTCGCGGCGGCACCCCCCACTTTGACTACGTGTGCGCCGAGGCCAGCAAGGGCATTGCCCAGGCCATGATGCACTCCGGCGTTCCCATCGGCTTTGGCCTGCTGACCTGCGACACCATTGAACAGGCCATTGAACGCGCCGGTTCCAAGGGCGGCAACAAGGGCGTGGAAGCTGCGGCAGCCATGCTGGAAACCATCCGCGTTATGGAGCAGTTGTAA
- the secE gene encoding preprotein translocase subunit SecE, producing the protein MAKKQAQAADLKADKGPNPVVRFTRYVEDAKAELRKVTWPTLQETRKATLAVLGFVAVMAVILGLVDFGLSSLIKTLLS; encoded by the coding sequence ATGGCAAAAAAACAAGCTCAAGCTGCCGACCTTAAGGCGGACAAAGGCCCGAACCCTGTCGTACGGTTTACTCGCTACGTTGAGGACGCCAAGGCCGAATTGCGCAAGGTCACCTGGCCCACGTTGCAGGAAACGCGCAAAGCCACCTTGGCCGTTTTGGGCTTTGTAGCCGTGATGGCTGTCATCCTGGGGCTGGTGGACTTTGGTCTGTCTTCCCTGATCAAGACCCTATTGTCCTGA
- a CDS encoding JAB domain-containing protein: MTAKPTSTPPTSLGHRERLRQRLELEPTAVADYEVLELLLGYGLTRKDTKPLAKELIQEFGSIRGALDARPEELLQVPGFGPGLLALWRVLDETRARYAAAELRQKEVLATPEAVARMAQARLGTSPHEECWLALVDRRNRLMAWERLRRGGIAEVSIYPRDVLEAALLRKASGIILVHNHPGGNPGPSQEDRLLTEELQRLAPRMGLRFLDHVIVTDGDCYSITQSQRI, from the coding sequence ATGACAGCAAAGCCAACATCCACCCCGCCCACAAGCCTCGGGCATCGTGAGCGGCTACGGCAAAGACTGGAACTGGAACCCACAGCAGTGGCGGATTATGAAGTGCTGGAGCTGCTGCTTGGCTACGGGTTGACCCGCAAGGACACAAAGCCCCTCGCCAAGGAACTGATACAGGAGTTTGGCAGCATCCGCGGAGCGCTGGACGCAAGGCCCGAAGAACTCTTGCAGGTGCCCGGTTTCGGGCCGGGATTGCTGGCCTTATGGCGTGTTTTGGACGAAACGCGGGCGCGCTACGCCGCGGCAGAGCTGCGGCAAAAGGAAGTTCTGGCAACACCCGAGGCCGTGGCCCGCATGGCGCAGGCCCGGCTTGGCACAAGCCCCCACGAAGAATGCTGGCTGGCGCTGGTAGACAGGCGCAACCGCCTTATGGCCTGGGAGCGCCTGCGCAGGGGCGGCATTGCAGAAGTTTCAATCTACCCAAGGGACGTTCTTGAAGCGGCCCTGCTCCGTAAGGCAAGCGGCATAATTCTGGTGCACAACCACCCCGGCGGCAACCCGGGGCCTTCGCAGGAAGACCGCCTGCTGACAGAAGAACTGCAAAGACTGGCGCCCCGCATGGGGCTGCGCTTTCTGGATCATGTCATCGTTACTGATGGAGACTGCTACAGCATAACGCAATCGCAACGCATTTGA